One segment of Pyricularia oryzae 70-15 chromosome 3, whole genome shotgun sequence DNA contains the following:
- a CDS encoding succinate dehydrogenase cytochrome B subunit, giving the protein MNTQRVGLMAMRRAALRNPVSFTQQIPRLALASSQARPVSTEKLSHSDADRLLAEQRLKRPVSPHLQIYDYRQTWLSGSVWQRITGSLLTGGLYVFGAAYLVAPLTGWHLETTSMAAAVAAWPAFAKGGLKFLIAWPFTQHAIAGVRHLVWDFALGFNKPTIAKTTNVLWVTGILSAAGLAAFL; this is encoded by the exons ATGAACACCCAAAGGGTCGGCCTCATGGCCATGCGCCGAG CTGCTCTTCGCAACCCCGTCTCCTTCACCCAGCAGATCCCCAGGTTGGCTCTCGCAAGCTCACAAGCACG CCCCGTATCAACAGAAAAGCTCTCCCACAGCGATGCCGACCGCCTCCTGGCCGAGCAGCGCCTCAAGCGGCCCGTGTCGCCGCACCTCCAGATTTACGACTACCGACAGACGTGGCTGAGCGGCTCCGTCTGGCAGCGTATCACGGGATCCCTCCTGACTGGCGGCCTGTACGTCTTTGGCGCCGCCTACCTCGTCGCCCCGCTGACCGGCTGGCACCTCGAGACCACCAGcatggccgccgccgtcgccgcctgGCCCGCTTTCGCCAAGGGAGGTCTCAAGTTCCTCATCGCCTGGCCCTTCACCCAGCACGCCATCGCCGGCGTCCGCCACCTGGTCTGGGACTTCGCCCTCGGCTTCAACAAGCCAACGATCGCAAAGACAACCAACGTTCTGTGGGTCACCGGCATCCTGTCGGCTGCTGGCTTGGCTGCCTTCCTGTGA
- a CDS encoding transcription initiation factor TFIID subunit 6, translating into MMASAPAAAATAGAGQAASGAAARVEDNAPKLLWNTENVKDVAESVGIPNINDDAVRCLAQDVEYRIGQVLVEALRFMRAANRTTLTVQDTSQAFKVLDVEPLYGYDSTRPLRYGEASLGPGQPLFYIDDEEVDFEKLINAPLPKVPRDMSFTAHWLAVEGVQPSIPQNPTTAESRAQELIPKGPGANPALNALAGNDNLAFHPAVKQIISKELVLYFDKIQAAVLDDTPDEEVVRLRNAALASVRNDPGLHQLVPYFANFIANQVTHRLDDTFTVRQMMELTAALVDNSNLFLDPYAGPLSAPVLTALMSRKIGASTSTSKQEEGSGSGNSSSVNREALREQFLLREFAASLLGKIAIKYTRANRHLRSKLTRTCLKYLLDPTKPAPVLFGALNGLAAAGGPEAFRILVLPNLREFDTGMLQPLQEKAANAAGAAGTVAQIEFEALVGAIVKAIMSLVEHDPAVPNGVNGGTSESESAELVEFLGPIVGRRIADKGDHKLVRVVLAARNIE; encoded by the exons ATGATGGCGAGCGCCCCAGCTGCTGCCGCGACCGCAGGAGCAGGACAGGCCGCTAGCGGCGCAGCGGCGCGGGTCGAAGACAATGCGCCCAAGCTGTTGTGGAACACGGAAAACGTCAAGGACGTGGCCGAGTCGGTCGGGATTCCCAACATCAACGACGACGCGGTCCGGTGCCTGGCGCAGGATGTGGAATACCGCATAGGACAGGTGCTTGTCGAGGCCCTGCGCTTCATGCGGGCGGCCAACAGGACGACCCTGACGGTGCAGGACACGTCGCAGGCCTTCAAGGTCCTCGACGTGGAGCCGCTGTACGGGTACGACTCGACGAGGCCGCTGCGCTACGGCGAGGCGAGCTTGGGTCCGGGACAGCCTCTCTTCTAcattgacgacgaggaggtcgACTTTGAGAAGCTGATCAATGCGCCTTTGCCCAAAGTGCCGAGGGATATGAGCTTTACTG CTCACTGGCTTGCCGTAGAGGGCGTCCAACCATCAATTCCACAGAACCCAACAACAGCAGAGTCGAGGGCACAAGAGCTGATACCCAAGGGCCCCGGTGCCAACCCCGCCCTCAATGCTCTTGCGGGCAACGACAACCTTGCTTTCCACCCCGCTGTTAAGCAAATCATTAGCAAGGAGCTGGTTCTCTACTTTGACAAGATCCAAGCTGCAGTCCTGGATGACACCCCAGACGAAGAAGTCGTGCGTCTGCGCAATGCGGCTCTCGCTTCGGTCAGGAACGACCCAGGTCTGCATCAGCTGGTTCCATATTTTGCCAACTTCATCGCCAACCAGGTTACACATCGCCTGGATGACACCTTTACCGTACGGCAGATGATGGAGCTGACGGCGGCGCTGGTTGACAACTCGAACCTGTTCCTGGATCCTTATGCCGGTCCGCTGTCAGCACCGGTACTGACGGCACTCATGAGCCGCAAGATCGGCGCTAGCACAAGCACGAGCAAGCAGGAGGAGGGCAGTGGCAGCGGAAACAGCAGCAGTGTCAACCGAGAGGCGCTGCGCGAACAGTTTCTGCTTCGCGAGTTCGCCGCTAGCTTGCTCGGCAAGATAGCAATAAAGTACACGCGCGCTAACCGCCACCTCCGGTCCAAGCTGACTCGCACGTGCCTCAAGTACCTGCTGGACCCAACGAAGCCGGCACCGGTCCTGTTCGGTGCCCTGAACGGTCTCGCGGCTGCGGGAGGGCCGGAGGCCTTCCGGATCCTCGTCCTGCCCAACCTGCGCGAATTCGATACGGGCATGCTGCAGCCTCTACAGGAAAAGGCAGCCAAcgcggcaggggcggcggGCACCGTGGCGCAGATCGAGTTCGAGGCGTTGGTGGGCGCCATCGTCAAGGCAATCATGTCACTGGTCGAGCACGACCCGGCCGTGCCGAATGGCGTCAATGGGGGTACGTCGGAGAGCGAGAGCGCGGAGCTGGTCGAGTTCCTGGGCCCGATCGTCGGTAGGAGGATTGCAGACAAGGGAGACCACAAGCTGGTGAGGGTTGTGCTTGCGGCGAGGAATATCGAATAG
- a CDS encoding Lid2 complex component lid2, whose translation MAPGNLNAGAGGGPASANASSRASPATNNNSNPKASMHGMPVNSNGYHPPKGQQLPLSSMTSPPLDLDSVERRGQPTAAREPLKRRERLNGVEEAPTYYPTAEEFKEPMAYMRKIAPEARKYGICKIVPPDTWNPPFAIDTQKFHFRTRKQELNSVEGSTRVNMNYVDALVKFHNQNGKEIRLPYVDKKPLDLYKLKKAVENRGGFDKVCKSKKWAEIGRDLGYSGKIMSSLSTSLKNSYQKFLCPYEEYLRAARPGVHQQLELEYGGPLTPSPAPSPMKKSNINTPASARAGSPTRQASDALQATVNGKSTTTKDSVNSTKSAPSPASQPASGFTSINSGGFKAVNSGGFTSVNRTPLPTGDSTTSTPVKSLAGAASAKNTPEYRSSALGAANALKRQLSCDSLDSRNENGDSKEDADGNSRRSKRIKKENVPTVAGSHMTLFRPSLPRFPKDDSTPSPEKCHLCARGKETGFIVVCESCDYGYHGMCLDPPLKTKPDTEWNCPRCLVGDGRFGFEEGGLYSLKQFQERAADFKQSYFEKKMPVDPQLNCHRPVTEDDVEREFWRLVSSIEETVEVEYGADIHCTTHGSGFPTAEKNPDDPYSTDPWNLNILPLHPESLFRYIKSDISGMTVPWVYVGMIFSTFCWHNEDHYSYSANYQHFGATKTWYGIPGEDAEKFEAAMREAIPELFATQPDLLFQLVTLLPPEQLKKAGVRVYAIDQRAGQFVITFPQAYHAGFNHGFNFNEAVNFAPSDWEPFGLAGVERLQQFRRQPCFSHDELLWTAAEGIASGGLTIQTAKWLAPALERIHSRELAQRQAFVTKHKDLAQHSCAITGGEDSSCLLSFKVEDEDVPEEEYQCGYCKVYTYLSRFKCLKSGQVLCLLHAGHHACCDAPEQNRLLGDQHVILYRKAEDIIAATYKKVADKASVPEAWEEKYDKILSEEATPSLKSLRNLLNEGEKIPFNLPSLAMLKTFVERCNRWVEDAANYTARKQQNRRKTDKSWRASIGKASDIQEPKDREVRSVSHMYKLMTEAEQLGFDCPEISQLQERAEAIKVFQENAQRVLEHSSTSTQSIDTVEELLEEGHSFNVDIPEVEKLSHVLDQLKWSQKARQKRGTFISLNEVKELIEEGNRLGIRSYNDHMVHYNDQLNAGEQWERKAQEIINADAIHYAQLEALSQQATVNALPVSQATLAEVDRILFKQREALGQIQDLNARCRNADHRKRPMYAEVCEIMKKVEELQHKPNGTPELEKEQRRHEDWMRKGKKLFGKTNAPLHILKSHLEYVLERNSDCFDIGHDKPRVPAEPASREPSPDAEPKLHRWEDPRFREVFCICRRTEAGMMIECELCHEWYHGKCLKVARGKIREDDKYTCPICDWRVPIPRDASRPNLEDLLSWYDEIPGLPFQPEEEGVLKQIIDNAQDFRNHIGPYCNNPMATASEVETQRFYLRKLEGAEILLAYETNFFRRELHKWSPVAPQPPPMVEVSKSTRKPRPTKLQKLFTQYGVDNVDDLPESVRGKANSLKRKALNAEAAAAAAAAVSTTGTNTTSLSPAMQTPGSAHRFGGDRSYYSGPSSSQPSTPGLPMAGSTHGHASRPSEPGQSPSLVHRQPGESPLNRADPLGINGSIHPGLLGTEPAQPGPRLMMGDAGSSTSSHALEERILNGQIDEATLQNEKPKILEILGRTEAGRRQAEQLYGHAVWGGAVGAAESSEEGKDGGVEVERMFTDLVNHEDVTAETLESERNGMDALLDGE comes from the exons ATGGCGCCCGGCAACTTGAACGCGGGCGCCGGCGGGGGCCCTGCGAGCGCGAATGCCAGCTCTAGGGCGTCACCGGCCACCAACAACAACTCGAACCCGAAAGCGTCGATGCACGGTATGCCAGTCAATTCGAACGGCTATCATCCTCCGAAAGGTCAACAGCTACCGCTCAGTTCAATGACGAGCCCCCCACTCGACTTGGACTCGGTAGAGAGACGAGGGCAGCCCACAGCTGCCCGGGAGCCCCTCAAGCGTAGGGAGCGTTTGAATGGAGTCGAGGAGGCCCCGACATATTATCCGACCGCCGAAGAGTTCAAGGAACCTATGGCATACATGCGCAAAATTGCACCCGAGGCTCGCAAATATGGCATCTGCAAGATCGTACCGCCCGATACCTGGAACCCACCTTTTGCGATCGATACGCAG AAATTCCATTTCCGTACCCGCAAACAGGAGCTGAACTCAGTCGAAGGAA GTACGCGAGTAAACATGAACTACGTCGATGCACTGGTTAAATTTCACAATCAAAATGGCAAGGAGATTCGACTCCCATATGTCGACAAGAAGCCGCTTGATCTGTATAAACTCAAGAAAGCTGTCGAGAATCGCGGAGGCTTTGACAAAGTGTGCAAGTCCAAGAAGTGGGCAGAAATCGGACGAGATCTTGGTTACAGCGGCAAGATCATGTCGTCGCTGTCAACATCTCTGAAAAACTCGTACCAAAAATTCCTCTGCCCTTATGAGGAATACCTTCGCGCTGCCAGGCCTGGTGTTCACCAACAACTGGAGCTTGAATACGGCGGACCATTGACACCAAGCCCAGCTCCTAGTCCGATGAAAAAGTCAAATATTAATACACCCGCCAGTGCAAGGGCTGGATCGCCGACGAGACAAGCATCAGATGCGCTACAGGCAACAGTCAATGGAAAATCCACTACGACCAAGGACAGTGTCAACTCGACCAAATCGGCGCCTTCACCCGCCTCGCAACCTGCGTCTGGGTTCACATCGATAAACTCGGGTGGCTTCAAGGCAGTAAATTCTGGTGGTTTTACTAGTGTCAACAGGACCCCTTTGCCCACTGGCGATTCCACAACCTCTACGCCTGTTAAGTCTCTAGCCGGGGCAGCGTCCGCGAAAAACACCCCCGAGTATCGATCTTCGGCACTCGGGGCTGCCAATGCGCTCAAGCGCCAACTCAGCTGCGATAGCCTAGATTCGAGGAACGAGAACGGCGACTCCAAGGAAGATGCGGATGGCAACAGCCGAAGGAGTAAGCGCATTAAGAAGG AGAATGTTCCGACCGTAGCTGGGTCACATATGACACTGTTTCGACCGTCGTTACCACGATTCCCGAAAGACGACTCCACCCCGTCCCCTGAG AAATGTCATCTGTGCGCAAGGGGCAAAGAGACTGGTTTTATCGTGGTGTGTGAAAGTTGCGACTATGGATACCATGGCATGTGCCTCGACCCGCCCCTCAAGACAAAGCCAGATACGGAATGGAACTGCCCAAGGTGCTTGGTCGGGGACGGCAGGTTTGGATTCGAGGAGGGCGGTCTTTACTCCCTGAAGCAGTTTCAGGAGAGGGCTGCAGACTTCAAGCAGTCCTACTTTGAAAAGAAGATGCCAGTGGATCCTCAACTCAACTGCCACCGACCGGTCACCGAGGACGATGTCGAGCGTGAGTTTTGGAGGCTGGTGTCCAGCATAGAAGAAACGGTGGAGGTCGAATACGGTGCCGACATTCACTGCACAACACACGGCTCTGGCTTCCCCACGGCAGAAAAGAATCCAGACGATCCCTATTCTACGGACCCATGGAACCTCAACATACTCCCACTACATCCCGAAAGCCTTTTCCGGTACATTAAGAGCGACATTTCGGGAATGACTGTTCCTTGGGTGTATGTTGGCATGATATTCTCGACCTTCTGCTGGCACAACGAGGATCACTACTCGTACTCTGCCAACTACCAGCATTTTGGCGCCACCAAGACGTGGTATGGAATTCCGGGTGAAGATGCCGAAAAGTTCGAGGCCGCGATGCGGGAGGCAATTCCTGAGCTATTTGCGACACAGCCGGACCTACTTTTCCAGCTGGTGACACTGCTGCCACCAGAACAGCTTAAAAAGGCGGGCGTCCGGGTTTATGCCATCGACCaacgggcagggcaatttgTCATAACCTTCCCGCAAGCATATCACGCTGGTTTCAACCACGGTTTCAACTTTAATGAAGCGGTCAACTTTGCGCCGAGCGACTGGGAGCCTTTTGGTCTTGCCGGGGTCGAAAGGCTGCAGCAGTTCAGGAGACAGCCATGTTTCTCGCATGACGAACTTTTATGGACCGCAGCCGAGGGGATCGCATCTGGAGGCTTGACGATACAAACGGCGAAGTGGCTTGCTCCAGCGCTCGAAAGGATTCACAGCCGTGAGTTAGCACAGAGGCAAGCTTTCGTCACAAAGCACAAGGACTTAGCGCAGCACAGTTGCGCAATAACTGGTGGCGAGGACTCATCTTGTCTTCTCTCTTTCAAGgtcgaggatgaggatgtgCCAGAGGAGGAGTACCAGTGTGGCTACTGCAAGGTGTACACATATCTGTCCCGGTTTAAATGCCTCAAGTCCGGACAGGTCCTCTGTCTGTTACACGCAGGGCACCATGCGTGCTGCGACGCACCAGAGCAAAACCGCCTTCTGGGAGACCAACACGTTATACTATACCGGAAAGCTGAAGACATCATCGCCGCTACGTACAAAAAGGTTGCAGACAAGGCCAGCGTTCCTGAAGCCTGGGAAGAGAAATACGACAAGATTCTAAGTGAGGAAGCCACTCCGTCACTCAAGTCTCTGAGAAATCTGCTTAACGAGGGCGAAAAAATACCATTTAACCTCCCGTCATTAGCTATGCTAAAGACATTCGTCGAACGATGCAACCGCTGGGTTGAGGACGCTGCAAACTACACAGCGCGAAAGCAACAGAACAGGCGCAAGACTGACAAATCCTGGCGCGCATCCATCGGCAAAGCCAGTGACATCCAGGAACCAAAAGACCGAGAGGTGCGAAGCGTAAGCCACATGTACAAACTCATGACAGAGGCAGAGCAGCTTGGCTTCGATTGTCCCGAGATTTCACAGCTACAAGAGCGCGCCGAGGCAATTAAAGTGTTCCAAGAAAACGCACAACGAGTTTTGGAACATAGCTCCACATCTACGCAGTCTATTGATACTGTGGAAGAGCTCTTGGAGGAGGGCCACAGCTTCAATGTGGACATTCCCGAGGTCGAAAAGCTATCGCACGTGCTTGATCAGCTTAAATGGAGCCAGAAAGCACGCCAGAAGCGTGGGACCTTCATCAGCCTGAATGAGGTCAAGGAGCTTATCGAAGAGGGCAACAGGCTTGGGATTAGAAGCTATAATGACCACATGGTTCACTACAACGACCAACTAAACGCTGGTGAACAATGGGAGCGCAAAGCACAAGAGATCATCAATGCAGACGCAATTCACTACGCGCAGCTCGAAGCACTTTCTCAGCAAGCAACGGTCAACGCCCTGCCGGTATCTCAGGCGACCCTTGCAGAAGTCGATCGCATCCTCTTTAAGCAACGAGAAGCCCTCGGGCAGATCCAGGACCTTAATGCAAGATGCCGCAATGCTGATCACAGGAAGCGGCCAATGTACGCTGAAGTGTGCGAAATCATGAAAAAGGTAGAAGAACTGCAGCACAAGCCGAACGGAACCCCGGAGCTCGAAAAGGAGCAGCGTCGACATGAGGACTGGATGCGCAAAGGAAAGAAACTATTCGGGAAGACCAACGCCCCGCTGCACATCCTCAAAAGTCATCTGGAGTACGTCCTGGAGCGTAATTCGGACTGCTTTGATATTGGCCATGATAAACCCCGAGTTCCGGCTGAACCAGCGTCGCGGGAGCCTAGCCCTGACGCGGAGCCTAAACTTCATCGTTGGGAAGATCCCCGGTTCCGTGAGGTTTTCTGCATTTGTCGCCGCACGGAGGCTGGAATGATGATCGAGTGCGAGCTCTGCCATGAATG GTATCACGGTAAATGTCTCAAGGTGGCACGGGGGAAGATCAGGGAAGACGACAAATACACCTGCCCGATATGCGATTGGCGTGTTCCGATTCCACGCGATGCTTCGCGGCCGAACCTTGAAGACCTACTTTCATGGTATGACGAGATACCCGGCCTCCCCTTCCAACCGGAAGAGGAGGGTGTGCTCAAACAGATCATCGATAACGCACAAGACTTCAGGAATCACATTGGTCCCTATTGCAACAATCCCATGGCGACAGCTTCCGAAGTTGAAACGCAGAGGTTCTATCTACGGAAGCTGGAAGGAGCTGAAATCTTACTGGCATACGAAACTAACTTCTTCCGAAGAGAGCTGCATAAGTGGAGCCCAGTCGCTCCGCAGCCGCCTCCCATGGTGGAAGTCTCAAAGAGCACGAGAAAACCAAGGCCTACAAAGCTCCAAAAGCTCTTCACACAGTACGGTGTTGATAACGTAGATGATCTACCCGAGAGTGTACGTGGCAAGGCCAACAGCCTGAAACGCAAGGCTCTCAAcgcggaggcggcggcggcggcagcggcggcagttTCAACCACTGGGACCAACACAACCAGTCTATCTCCGGCCATGCAAACACCTGGAAGTGCGCATCGATTTGGAGGAGATCGGAGCTATTACTCTGGCCCTTCATCGTCCCAGCCGTCAACTCCAGGTTTGCCTATGGCTGGTAGCACACACGGGCATGCCTCACGTCCATCCGAACCTGGTCAAAGTCCGAGCCTTGTTCATAGGCAGCCTGGGGAATCTCCTCTCAACAGAGCAGACCCGCTCGGTATAAACGGCTCTATACACCCCGGGCTCTTGGGAACAGAACCCGCGCAACCAGGGCCTAGGTTGATGATGGGGGACGCGGGTTCATCGACATCGTCGCATGCGCTGGAGGAGCGGATTCTAAATGGTCAAATCGACGAAGCGACGCTGCAGAACGAGAAGCCCAAAATTTTGGAGATACTCGGCCGAACAGAGGCAGGACGACGACAGGCTGAGCAGCTTTATGGCCACGCCGTTTGGGGAGGCGCAGTTGGTGCAGCGGAAAGCAGCGAAGAAGGCAAAGACGGAGGAGTTGAAGTTGAGCGCATGTTCACTGACCTAGTTAACCATGAAGATGTGACGGCAGAGACGCTTGAAAGCGAGCGCAACGGGATGGATGCCCTTCTTGATGGCGAGTAA